One segment of Bacteroides caecimuris DNA contains the following:
- a CDS encoding threonine/serine exporter family protein, giving the protein MIALDILTDGFFAAVAGIGFGAISDPPLRAFKMIAILAALGHACRFCLMTYLGVDIATGSLFAGLVIGFGSLWLGKKVYCPMTVLYIPALLPMVPGKFAYNMVFSLIMCLQNVNDPDKLDKFMSMFFSNTLIASTVIFMLAVGATFPMFLFPHRAFSLTRH; this is encoded by the coding sequence ATGATAGCACTTGACATTCTTACGGATGGATTTTTTGCAGCAGTAGCAGGTATAGGATTTGGTGCAATTTCCGATCCTCCTTTGCGTGCATTTAAGATGATTGCCATACTGGCAGCATTGGGACATGCTTGTCGTTTTTGTTTGATGACTTATTTAGGCGTGGATATTGCCACAGGTTCGTTGTTTGCCGGATTAGTCATCGGCTTCGGCAGTTTGTGGTTAGGGAAAAAGGTATATTGCCCGATGACGGTATTGTACATTCCGGCGTTGCTTCCCATGGTTCCGGGAAAGTTTGCATACAACATGGTATTTTCACTTATCATGTGTCTGCAAAATGTGAATGATCCGGATAAGCTGGACAAGTTTATGTCGATGTTTTTCTCTAATACTCTGATAGCAAGCACAGTGATTTTCATGTTGGCGGTAGGAGCTACATTCCCAATGTTCCTGTTTCCACATAGAGCCTTTTCATTAACAAGACACTAA
- a CDS encoding DUF6064 family protein: MEIFWRTIAYYNSATWLLQIVIILIGIALTGLLISKPHPWVKMAMKFYMIGLYTWISLVYYYIYCEERSYNGVMAMFWGVMAIIWIWDVITGYTTFERTHKYDLLSYVLLAMPFIYPLVSLARGLSFPEMTSPVMPCSVVVFTIGLLLLFAQKVNMFLVLFLCHWSLIGLSKTYFFQIPEDFLLASATIPGLYLFFREYFLNNLHADTKPKAKYINWLLISVCVGLAVLLTTTMFLELVPKS; this comes from the coding sequence ATGGAGATTTTTTGGAGAACAATTGCATATTATAATTCAGCTACTTGGCTTTTACAGATAGTTATCATTCTGATTGGTATTGCATTGACCGGATTGCTTATCAGCAAACCACATCCGTGGGTGAAAATGGCGATGAAGTTCTATATGATAGGTCTGTATACTTGGATTTCTCTGGTCTACTATTATATCTATTGTGAAGAGCGTAGTTATAATGGAGTCATGGCTATGTTTTGGGGGGTGATGGCTATCATTTGGATATGGGATGTGATTACAGGATATACTACCTTCGAACGTACCCACAAATATGATCTACTGTCTTATGTGCTGTTAGCAATGCCTTTTATATATCCTTTGGTTTCATTGGCACGCGGTCTTTCATTCCCGGAAATGACTTCTCCAGTTATGCCTTGTTCGGTAGTGGTGTTTACCATCGGATTGTTATTGCTGTTTGCACAAAAAGTCAATATGTTTTTGGTGCTGTTCCTTTGCCATTGGTCATTGATCGGATTATCCAAAACTTATTTCTTTCAGATTCCGGAAGATTTCTTATTGGCAAGTGCCACGATACCAGGCTTGTATCTTTTCTTTAGGGAATATTTCCTGAATAATCTGCATGCCGACACCAAGCCGAAAGCCAAATATATTAATTGGCTGTTGATAAGCGTTTGCGTCGGACTGGCAGTGTTGCTGACTACTACCATGTTCTTGGAATTAGTTCCGAAAAGTTAA
- a CDS encoding TonB-dependent receptor — protein MKHKVLLVLLLGIIISVSASAQKVTMNLKQVKLEKVFSAITQQTGLTVAYSRTIVNPDRIVTVEAKNQELSKVLNDLFLGTNVNYEIGKTKIYLKEKVTDSEQQTSNANKRNISGRVVDEKGEPIIGASVMVQGSSLGTITNVDGRYTLANVPENSTITVSYIGYITVNYAATSRNLSQVVLREDSKTLEEVVVVGYGTQKKVNLTGAVAIVSGDELTTRSAANLSQLLQGSVPNMNVNFSSGRPGQGGNFNIRGVNSISADAAPLTIIDGIEGDINKVNPNDVESISVLKDASAAAVYGARAAYGVILVTTKNGKVGKTNVSYNGRFSFGDTTTSTDFETRGYYSAGINDMFYKTYQGVPYTHYTQEDYHELWIRRNDKVEDPSRPWVVEKNGEYKYYGNFDWYNCLFDNTRPTWEHNLTVSGGTEKVKYMLSGNYYNQKGIIRIDPDRFKKYTFRSKIIANITSWFELSNNTSYYHSEYTYPGLSGVNDVFSRAGRHALASIVPMHPDGTLVYRTGLTDTGEVADGVSAVLLNGGHHNRNREYEFVTTFEAVLKPIKHFEVRANYSWAHYSQQNLNRSVDVLYSRNPGETITMDNGRTKGNYLSETQNNQIRQTFNLYGTYDNTFANAHSVKVIVGGNYDYKYFKKLGMKRNGLLSESLDDFNLAKGDDISITGGQEEYAILGFFYRLNYGYKDRYLFEASGRYDGSSRFRQGHRFGFFPSFSAGWRVSEEAFFTQAKNYVSNLKLRLSYGSLGNQKTVGYYDYLQLINTGAVMNYAFGDTTKGDYAYESAPNSTDLTWETVITKNIGLDLGFLNNRLNVSFDAYIRDTKDMLMAGKTLPGVYGASSPRMNVADLRTKGWEASITWGDSFTLASKPFNYRVMAGIGDNTSKVTKYDNPNRTLTDPYEGQQLGEIWGYVVDGYFKTDEEARNYKVDQSFVNQMINASALDNGLHAGDLKFVDLDGNNKIEQTTSANDRKDMKVIGNSLPRYNYNFGISADWYGIDFSVLFQGIGKQNWYPGAETSMFWGPYSRPYASFIPSDFMSQVWSEENTDAYFPRPRGYVVLGSNRELAVVNTKYLQNLAYCRLKNLSIGYTLPDKWLSKIGFEKIRVYFSGENLLTFTKLHSDYIDPEQASASNSWKTSKSDANIYPWAKTYSFGVDITF, from the coding sequence ATGAAACACAAAGTTCTGCTCGTATTGTTGCTGGGGATAATCATAAGCGTGTCCGCTTCTGCCCAAAAGGTGACAATGAATCTTAAACAAGTAAAGCTGGAGAAAGTATTCTCTGCTATTACACAGCAAACTGGTCTTACGGTGGCTTATAGCCGTACGATCGTCAATCCGGATCGAATAGTGACGGTAGAAGCAAAGAATCAGGAATTATCTAAAGTTCTGAATGATTTGTTTCTCGGTACTAACGTAAACTATGAGATCGGAAAAACAAAAATTTATTTGAAGGAGAAAGTTACGGATTCCGAACAACAAACCAGTAATGCGAACAAAAGAAATATATCCGGCCGGGTGGTCGATGAGAAAGGAGAGCCTATTATTGGCGCCAGTGTGATGGTGCAAGGCAGTTCTTTGGGTACAATAACGAATGTAGACGGACGTTATACTTTGGCTAATGTTCCCGAAAACAGTACGATTACAGTATCATACATCGGATATATTACGGTTAATTACGCTGCTACCAGCAGAAATCTGTCCCAAGTAGTTCTCCGCGAAGATAGTAAGACACTGGAAGAAGTGGTAGTGGTGGGATATGGTACGCAAAAGAAAGTAAACCTGACTGGTGCCGTTGCTATCGTTTCGGGTGATGAACTGACGACCCGTTCTGCTGCCAACTTATCACAGCTTCTGCAAGGTTCCGTACCGAATATGAACGTAAACTTTAGTTCAGGACGTCCCGGACAGGGGGGAAACTTCAATATCCGTGGAGTCAACTCCATTAGTGCGGATGCAGCACCTCTGACTATCATTGATGGAATCGAGGGAGATATAAATAAGGTAAACCCCAATGACGTAGAATCCATCAGTGTTTTAAAGGATGCTTCGGCTGCTGCCGTATATGGTGCCCGTGCTGCTTATGGAGTGATTTTGGTTACAACAAAGAATGGAAAAGTAGGCAAGACTAATGTCAGTTATAACGGTCGTTTCAGTTTTGGTGACACGACTACTTCTACGGACTTTGAGACACGTGGTTATTATTCGGCCGGTATTAATGATATGTTCTACAAGACATACCAAGGCGTCCCTTATACACATTATACCCAAGAGGATTACCATGAATTATGGATTCGCCGTAATGATAAAGTAGAAGATCCTTCCCGACCATGGGTGGTAGAAAAAAACGGAGAGTATAAATATTATGGCAACTTTGACTGGTATAATTGTTTGTTTGATAATACTCGTCCCACTTGGGAGCATAACTTGACGGTTTCGGGAGGAACCGAAAAAGTGAAGTACATGCTATCAGGCAACTACTATAATCAGAAAGGAATTATCAGAATAGATCCGGACCGCTTTAAGAAATATACGTTCCGTTCAAAGATCATTGCCAATATCACTTCCTGGTTTGAATTAAGTAACAATACTTCTTATTATCATTCTGAATATACTTATCCGGGGCTATCGGGAGTAAATGACGTTTTCAGCAGAGCCGGACGGCATGCTTTGGCAAGTATTGTACCGATGCATCCGGATGGAACCCTGGTTTATAGAACAGGTCTGACAGATACAGGAGAAGTGGCAGATGGTGTTAGTGCCGTATTATTAAATGGCGGACATCACAATCGGAATCGTGAATATGAGTTTGTAACTACGTTTGAAGCCGTTTTAAAACCAATCAAGCATTTCGAGGTTCGTGCAAACTACAGCTGGGCACATTACAGCCAACAGAATTTGAATCGTTCCGTAGATGTGTTATACTCCAGAAATCCGGGAGAAACAATCACAATGGATAACGGACGTACCAAAGGCAATTATTTGTCGGAAACACAAAATAACCAGATACGTCAAACTTTCAACTTATATGGGACGTATGACAATACCTTCGCAAATGCACATTCTGTAAAGGTTATCGTAGGCGGTAACTATGATTATAAGTATTTCAAGAAATTGGGAATGAAACGTAACGGGTTACTCTCTGAATCTCTCGATGATTTTAACCTGGCAAAAGGTGATGATATATCCATAACCGGAGGACAAGAGGAATATGCGATTCTTGGCTTTTTCTATCGTTTGAATTATGGATATAAAGACCGCTATCTATTTGAAGCCAGCGGACGTTATGATGGTAGTTCCCGTTTTCGTCAAGGACATCGTTTCGGTTTCTTCCCGTCATTCTCTGCCGGATGGCGTGTCAGTGAAGAAGCCTTCTTTACACAAGCCAAAAACTATGTAAGCAATCTGAAACTAAGACTGTCTTACGGATCATTGGGAAATCAGAAAACAGTAGGCTATTATGACTATCTGCAACTGATTAATACCGGAGCGGTAATGAACTATGCTTTCGGAGATACTACGAAAGGCGATTATGCCTATGAGTCAGCTCCGAACTCTACCGATTTGACTTGGGAAACTGTAATCACAAAAAATATAGGTTTGGACTTGGGCTTTCTTAATAACCGTTTGAATGTATCTTTTGATGCATATATTCGTGATACTAAAGATATGTTGATGGCAGGAAAGACTTTGCCTGGCGTATATGGCGCCTCTTCTCCCAGAATGAATGTGGCAGACTTGCGTACGAAAGGGTGGGAAGCATCTATTACTTGGGGAGATAGTTTTACTTTGGCAAGCAAGCCTTTCAACTACCGGGTAATGGCTGGTATCGGAGATAACACCTCCAAAGTGACAAAATATGATAATCCCAACCGGACGCTGACCGATCCTTACGAAGGACAGCAGTTAGGCGAAATATGGGGATACGTAGTAGACGGTTATTTTAAAACGGATGAAGAAGCAAGGAATTATAAAGTAGACCAATCGTTCGTTAACCAAATGATTAATGCAAGCGCTTTGGATAATGGACTTCATGCCGGTGACCTTAAATTTGTCGATTTGGATGGTAACAACAAGATTGAACAGACAACATCTGCTAATGACCGGAAAGACATGAAAGTGATCGGTAACTCATTGCCTCGCTATAATTATAATTTCGGAATCTCTGCGGATTGGTATGGAATTGATTTTTCAGTTCTTTTTCAGGGCATCGGCAAACAAAATTGGTATCCTGGTGCTGAAACGTCCATGTTTTGGGGCCCTTATTCCCGACCATACGCTAGTTTTATTCCTTCCGACTTTATGAGCCAGGTATGGAGTGAAGAAAATACAGATGCTTATTTCCCACGTCCCAGAGGATATGTGGTTCTCGGAAGTAATCGTGAATTAGCAGTGGTTAATACTAAGTATTTGCAAAACCTCGCTTATTGCCGATTGAAAAATCTTTCTATTGGTTACACATTGCCGGATAAATGGCTTTCTAAAATAGGTTTCGAGAAAATACGTGTTTACTTTAGTGGTGAGAACTTGCTGACATTCACTAAGCTACATTCCGATTATATTGATCCGGAACAAGCATCGGCAAGTAACAGCTGGAAAACAAGTAAAAGTGACGCAAATATTTATCCCTGGGCAAAGACATACTCTTTTGGTGTAGATATAACATTCTGA
- a CDS encoding endonuclease/exonuclease/phosphatase family protein, which yields MKKIVIYTLISFIFSVFASSCEDNKDNSLYYPDFTWDTGDGEEDEDPVTETSMRVATYNLLVETGTGWTNRRERVAQLIKDYDFEICGFEEASWEQRSYLGTQLASDYQILAYGRDTGNDDNKAGEMSGILYKKSRYTLLDAGRFWFSETPEIPSNGWDETNFKRFCVWGKFKDSKTQKEFYLFETHMPLADNARKHACQMLVDAVSDKAKDNTPAFCTGDFNATPDAPEIATTICQSGILKDAYREAAVQHGALFTFPSKKTRIDFIFVKHATVLSTRTIVSSLSDHYPMVIVVEI from the coding sequence ATGAAAAAGATAGTAATATACACATTGATTTCCTTCATATTCTCTGTTTTCGCCAGCAGTTGTGAAGATAATAAAGACAATTCATTGTACTATCCTGATTTCACGTGGGATACAGGAGATGGCGAGGAAGACGAAGACCCCGTGACTGAAACGTCCATGCGTGTAGCAACTTATAACTTACTGGTGGAAACTGGTACAGGATGGACTAACCGCCGAGAACGTGTGGCACAATTAATCAAAGACTACGATTTTGAGATTTGTGGATTCGAAGAAGCCAGTTGGGAACAACGTTCCTACTTAGGAACCCAACTTGCGAGTGATTATCAGATTCTCGCTTATGGTCGTGACACTGGAAATGACGATAACAAGGCAGGAGAGATGAGTGGCATTTTATATAAGAAGAGCCGCTACACATTACTGGATGCCGGACGTTTTTGGTTTTCCGAAACTCCGGAAATTCCTTCCAACGGATGGGATGAAACAAATTTCAAACGTTTCTGTGTATGGGGAAAATTCAAGGATAGCAAGACTCAAAAAGAATTTTATCTTTTTGAAACTCACATGCCTTTGGCTGATAATGCCAGAAAACATGCATGCCAAATGCTGGTGGATGCAGTTTCCGATAAAGCAAAAGACAATACTCCCGCATTTTGTACCGGCGACTTTAATGCGACTCCTGATGCTCCCGAAATAGCCACTACGATTTGCCAAAGTGGTATATTGAAAGATGCGTATCGGGAAGCGGCCGTTCAACACGGAGCTCTCTTTACATTTCCTTCTAAAAAGACCAGAATTGATTTTATTTTTGTGAAACATGCTACGGTGCTTTCTACCCGCACTATTGTCAGTTCTTTATCCGATCATTATCCTATGGTGATTGTAGTAGAAATCTAA
- a CDS encoding RagB/SusD family nutrient uptake outer membrane protein — MKIMKYTLWATVGLSLLFASCENILDINPKDRLTTKDYFTNEEQLQLYSNQFYSNNFPGDGDIYKDNADVLIVSPLDDEVSGQRVIPETGGGWSWSALRSINFLLDNLGNCKDQKVRDKYEALARFFRAYFYFEKVKRFGDVPWYDKVLGSDDADLYKARDSREFVMGKIMEDLNFAIEVFKETNRTKELYRVTWWTAQALKSRVGLFEGTYRKYHRLGDYEKYLNDCVSASNEIMTASGGYSLYQSGSQSYRNLFKSENAIDAEIILARDYNNDLSLVHKVQAFENSPTLGRPGLSKKLVNYYLMKNGNRFTDQPNYATMEFKDEIVNRDPRLAQTIRTSNINMNVTMTGYHLLKYANDNMSYTGDSSNDLPLFRLAEVYLNYAEAKAELGTLTQTDIDNTVNKLRTRAGVTGKLNMNAANLSPDPYMCAPETGYVNVTGDNKGVILEIRRERAIELVMEGFRYYDLMRWKEGQCMAQSFKGFYLPATAINKAYDIDGDGTNDVCFYTTSSQPSVGSVTYVKLASDGSGTSLSEGNYGNLLCYSWIDRTWNENRDYLYPIPRQEIILSNGVVTQNPGWNE, encoded by the coding sequence ATGAAAATAATGAAATATACATTGTGGGCGACTGTTGGTCTGTCGTTGTTATTTGCTTCTTGTGAAAACATATTGGATATAAATCCGAAAGATCGCTTGACGACTAAGGATTATTTTACGAATGAAGAGCAATTACAGTTGTACAGTAATCAATTCTATTCGAATAACTTCCCGGGTGATGGCGATATTTACAAGGATAATGCTGATGTGTTGATCGTATCACCTTTGGACGATGAAGTGAGCGGACAACGTGTCATTCCGGAAACGGGTGGAGGATGGAGTTGGAGTGCACTGCGATCAATTAATTTTTTATTGGATAATCTGGGAAACTGTAAAGACCAGAAAGTGCGCGACAAATATGAAGCCCTAGCACGCTTCTTCCGTGCTTATTTCTATTTTGAAAAGGTGAAACGTTTTGGAGATGTACCTTGGTACGATAAAGTACTCGGCTCGGATGATGCCGATTTATACAAAGCCAGGGATTCACGCGAATTTGTGATGGGAAAGATAATGGAAGATCTTAATTTTGCTATAGAGGTTTTTAAAGAAACCAACCGGACAAAAGAACTTTATCGCGTAACCTGGTGGACTGCCCAAGCATTAAAGTCACGTGTAGGATTATTTGAAGGTACTTATCGTAAATATCATAGATTGGGTGATTATGAAAAATACTTGAATGACTGTGTAAGTGCCTCTAATGAAATCATGACTGCTTCCGGAGGATATTCATTATATCAATCCGGCTCACAGTCCTATCGTAATCTCTTTAAATCCGAGAATGCGATTGATGCGGAAATCATATTGGCTAGGGATTATAATAATGATTTGAGTTTGGTTCATAAAGTACAGGCTTTTGAGAATTCTCCGACATTGGGCCGTCCCGGACTTTCGAAAAAACTGGTCAATTATTATTTAATGAAGAACGGCAACCGTTTCACCGACCAACCCAATTATGCAACAATGGAGTTCAAGGATGAAATAGTCAATCGTGATCCGCGTTTAGCGCAAACAATCCGTACTTCAAATATAAATATGAATGTTACGATGACCGGATACCACCTGCTGAAATATGCAAATGATAATATGAGCTATACAGGTGATTCAAGCAATGACCTTCCTCTGTTCAGATTAGCGGAAGTCTATTTGAACTATGCCGAAGCAAAGGCAGAATTAGGAACACTGACGCAAACTGATATCGACAATACGGTAAACAAATTGCGGACACGTGCAGGAGTTACGGGAAAACTGAATATGAACGCAGCAAACCTTTCTCCGGACCCTTATATGTGTGCTCCGGAAACCGGTTATGTGAATGTCACAGGAGATAATAAAGGGGTGATTCTGGAAATTCGCCGGGAACGTGCGATAGAGCTAGTCATGGAAGGCTTCCGTTATTATGATTTGATGCGCTGGAAAGAGGGGCAATGTATGGCCCAATCTTTTAAAGGATTTTATCTTCCTGCTACAGCTATCAATAAAGCGTATGATATCGATGGAGACGGAACAAATGATGTCTGTTTCTACACCACATCTTCGCAACCCAGTGTTGGAAGTGTGACGTATGTAAAATTGGCTTCCGATGGAAGCGGCACCTCATTGTCAGAAGGTAATTATGGTAATTTATTGTGTTACAGTTGGATCGACCGTACCTGGAATGAGAACCGTGATTATCTATATCCGATACCAAGACAGGAAATAATCTTATCTAATGGTGTCGTAACCCAGAATCCGGGATGGAATGAATAA
- a CDS encoding FecR family protein gives MNRPTDKQIEEVLAGIATPEDAKFVAEWFATEEGNTYLDAVMTREAECLNAETAEIYVDHTIPSEKMYHQIQKNISRKQIKRICFRVAAILIPVIFLIGLYIQINSRVDLFGTTEYEEIRVAKGERIQMMFQDGTRVYINSDSWLKYPKKFGLSKREVFLVGEAYFVVAKNKKRPFIVNLNGPSVHVLGTSFDVQAYPENKDIVICLDEGHVNLTLSSAKEYPLLPGEKLIYNKESDQCRIIKNDHSKQVSMWKDNVISFKDTPLAEVVKVLNRWYNVNFKIEDEQASKYVYTLTSDNTILEKVLQDLEKIAPVKFEYDEVRKEVTVRMK, from the coding sequence ATGAATCGACCCACTGATAAACAAATAGAAGAAGTGCTTGCCGGAATTGCTACGCCGGAAGATGCAAAGTTTGTGGCGGAATGGTTTGCCACAGAAGAAGGGAACACTTACCTGGATGCTGTGATGACCCGGGAGGCAGAATGTTTAAATGCCGAAACGGCAGAAATATATGTGGACCATACTATACCTTCTGAAAAGATGTACCATCAGATCCAAAAGAACATATCACGCAAACAGATCAAACGTATCTGCTTCCGTGTGGCTGCAATCTTAATTCCTGTTATTTTCCTGATAGGTCTTTATATACAGATCAATTCCCGGGTGGATTTATTCGGCACTACGGAGTATGAGGAAATTCGTGTTGCCAAAGGAGAGCGGATACAGATGATGTTTCAAGACGGGACACGAGTTTATATCAATTCAGATTCCTGGTTGAAGTATCCTAAAAAGTTCGGATTGAGTAAGCGGGAAGTTTTCCTGGTGGGAGAAGCCTATTTCGTGGTAGCCAAGAATAAAAAACGTCCGTTTATTGTTAATCTGAACGGTCCTTCCGTTCATGTACTGGGTACTTCTTTCGATGTACAAGCCTATCCGGAAAATAAAGATATTGTGATCTGTCTGGATGAAGGACATGTAAATCTGACTCTCTCCTCTGCAAAAGAATACCCGTTACTGCCGGGCGAGAAACTGATATATAATAAAGAAAGTGACCAGTGCCGGATAATCAAAAACGATCATTCAAAGCAAGTCTCAATGTGGAAAGACAATGTGATTTCTTTTAAAGATACTCCTCTGGCAGAAGTGGTCAAGGTTCTGAACCGCTGGTATAATGTAAACTTTAAGATAGAGGATGAGCAGGCATCGAAATATGTATATACGTTGACCTCGGATAATACGATACTGGAGAAGGTGCTTCAGGATTTGGAAAAGATTGCGCCGGTAAAATTTGAATATGATGAAGTCCGGAAAGAAGTGACAGTCCGAATGAAATAG
- a CDS encoding threonine/serine exporter family protein has protein sequence MKTGESLLSIGKFIAEYSAHLMGAGVHTSRVVRNTKRMGEAFGLDVKLSVFHRNIILTIIDKETNEACNEVIDIPAHPISFEHNSELSALSWEAVDNHLSLEELKDKYKKIISAPRIHSLFVLLLVGFANASFCKLFGGDLISMGIVFSATITGFYLKQQMQAKKINHYVVFIVSAFVASLCASTALIFDTTSEIAMATSVLYLVPGVPLINGVIDIVEGYVLTGFARLTEASLLIVSIAIGLSFTLLMVKNSLI, from the coding sequence ATGAAGACAGGCGAATCTTTATTATCCATAGGTAAATTTATTGCAGAATATTCAGCTCATTTAATGGGGGCCGGAGTACACACCTCACGGGTGGTGCGCAACACAAAGCGTATGGGAGAGGCTTTCGGACTAGATGTCAAATTAAGCGTATTTCATAGAAACATCATTCTGACTATTATAGATAAAGAAACAAACGAGGCTTGTAATGAAGTTATAGACATTCCTGCACACCCGATCAGTTTTGAACATAATTCAGAGTTAAGCGCATTAAGCTGGGAAGCAGTAGACAATCATTTGTCATTGGAAGAATTGAAAGACAAATACAAAAAGATTATTTCTGCTCCGCGGATACACTCTCTTTTCGTGTTATTATTAGTAGGATTTGCCAATGCGTCTTTCTGCAAATTGTTCGGCGGTGATTTAATTTCGATGGGAATTGTGTTCTCGGCTACCATTACAGGATTCTACCTGAAACAACAAATGCAGGCGAAAAAGATCAATCATTATGTTGTATTTATTGTTTCGGCTTTTGTTGCTTCCCTGTGTGCTTCCACCGCGTTGATCTTCGATACAACTTCGGAGATTGCCATGGCAACCAGCGTGCTATATCTTGTGCCTGGGGTTCCCTTGATTAATGGCGTGATTGATATAGTAGAGGGATATGTATTAACAGGATTTGCTCGTCTGACAGAGGCTTCTTTGTTGATTGTAAGCATCGCTATCGGACTTTCCTTCACATTATTAATGGTAAAAAACAGTTTAATTTGA
- a CDS encoding endonuclease/exonuclease/phosphatase family protein, producing the protein MKCFINKKYYFLFLILLFAGELPAKSLNLDKTKPEEIIRLASYNIRTKGDKGDKAWEVRLNALVDVVRRNKFDMFAIQEGRTSQLKDMMILNEFSYIGRDRDGDDKGEHCAIYYKKDRFKVLKHGDFWYSETPGIPSYGWGARCRRICTWGYFKDLRSGKKFYVFNSHTDHEATEARRQSSFMLLEQVRKIAKGKPTFCTGDFNATPDEEPIQLLLKDNLLLDSYECTLTPPKGPSGSFYAYNKTGNTAKRIDFIFVTPKIKVLSYHTIDDDIKYNKYSSDHFPVMVEVLPK; encoded by the coding sequence ATGAAGTGTTTTATAAATAAGAAATATTATTTTCTGTTTTTGATTTTACTTTTTGCCGGAGAACTTCCGGCAAAATCTTTGAACTTAGACAAAACGAAACCGGAAGAAATTATTCGCCTTGCATCTTATAACATCCGCACCAAAGGAGACAAGGGGGATAAGGCTTGGGAAGTTCGTCTGAATGCATTGGTGGATGTTGTGCGACGGAATAAATTTGATATGTTTGCCATACAGGAAGGACGTACCTCTCAATTAAAAGATATGATGATCTTGAACGAGTTTTCTTATATCGGTCGTGATCGTGACGGGGATGATAAAGGAGAACATTGTGCCATTTATTATAAAAAGGATCGTTTTAAGGTGTTGAAACATGGTGATTTTTGGTATTCGGAGACTCCTGGCATACCTTCTTATGGTTGGGGAGCACGTTGTCGTCGGATTTGTACTTGGGGATATTTTAAGGATCTCAGGTCCGGGAAGAAGTTTTATGTATTTAATTCACATACGGATCATGAAGCAACAGAAGCAAGACGGCAATCCTCATTCATGTTGTTGGAACAGGTAAGGAAGATCGCTAAAGGTAAGCCGACCTTTTGCACTGGTGATTTTAACGCTACTCCGGACGAAGAGCCGATACAACTTCTCCTGAAAGATAATTTATTACTAGATTCATACGAATGTACTCTGACACCTCCCAAAGGACCGTCAGGTAGTTTTTATGCCTATAACAAAACAGGAAACACAGCTAAACGTATAGATTTTATTTTTGTGACTCCAAAAATAAAAGTGCTTTCTTATCACACCATTGATGATGATATAAAGTATAATAAATATTCTTCAGATCATTTTCCTGTAATGGTGGAAGTGCTACCGAAATGA